One window of Nocardioides dongkuii genomic DNA carries:
- a CDS encoding alpha-(1->3)-arabinofuranosyltransferase domain-containing protein, with product MTRAATTPHDSEEPRAAWWTPSGAAAAGLYLLFAFVSLLQQPGRTTYDTRAELSERPGSFLAETFTLWHPDSNFGEFQNQAYGYLFPQGSWFLVTDWLGMEAWVSQRLWSALVLVVACEGARRVARALELPGPAALLAGLAFAFSPRLLGTAAVITGESLPGAMLPWVLLPVLLAVQGRLAARPALLLGAAAVVCMGGVNAVENAGALPLVLIVVVWALRRGLVDRRFALSWAALTTLASVWWILPLLLLAGYAPPFYEYVESAANTTAIIGPSEAIRGGSHWVAYLVTGDQHWWPAAHALVATPWLVLVAAVLSAVGLFGLARFPHPVRGPLLLSAVVGLVALTVANGSWAGSPLSGVARPLLDGELQIFRNVHKIDPSVRLPLALGLGYAVASTLDLLARRWPRTVSLRPLLVMTMALTILSLGHPYLVNQARSPGWDEISRPWQQAQAYLEERQDGRSTLVLPGSGFAQQDWGWTLDEPLLVLGGVNRVTRSQVPLVPGQTIRFLHELDQLASSGHATPWLGRQLARAGIGHVIIRRDLVRRLTGSPHPGGSGVSAARGGLESVAQFGSDGEGGPEVEVLAVDEELPVLRTTATRDVLTVRGAPESILSLQEAEAVAPGQATVLEGEQGWDREADVVTDGDQRRERAFGVNDESVSAVLGPDEDWRTERAAHDFPTVPGAEKVVASYDGLSRVLASSAQGYADNFGAVVPQAAPYSAVDGDPQTRWVTSYATNPRDQWLRLEFDEPTPVREVSVLPVVDDEAVAPVREFEVRADGQRRTVRGHASGAPSVVEFDGSPVESLEVRVTKAATRERWARVGIRELSVDGLRPTRSLVVPGEVEHGAAWVFHTGAERRACTITVGVPSCDVARIRAPEERAGMDRTFTTAAPSVHRVRGWVSPRATLEAGRLLEPLDAGQQVTSSSTFGQDPKVSSRFAYDGELTTAWVSAGEDRNPTLVFEWARPQLVSGVSVLPGSDAEGVPTRGLLRDGRRSVEVSLIGTEIPAWRPFRTRRLELELLPPSGTERVVVPEVRLTGVEVTRPLRGDEPTGRPCGFGPNIVIDGVAVKTRVWGTMSDVANGSPLRFASCAAPGSGAGNALVRLSPGRHRLFTPPSAEFTVTQVAGVVPGKAVTTYAEREVDVTGWGATSRSAEVSAGDESLLFLPENFNPGWEATVDGEPLDPVRVDGWQQGWVLPESGDVTVQLQYQPQRWYAWMMPFGLAVSGLVALAGLAAGVGVWRRQRGRDWPRPGDAWRMLRPSRLRVRGAYVAAALVLLFLGPAATVGLLLGAASHARSWPGRRLDRWRAAWQGHVPATTAAVLVVLAAVLDVTPGPRWLAPPADALTLLAIGIVIGIVLGLPSAARSRVRVAA from the coding sequence GTGACCCGCGCCGCGACGACGCCCCACGACAGCGAGGAGCCACGCGCGGCGTGGTGGACGCCGTCGGGCGCGGCGGCCGCCGGTCTCTACCTCCTCTTCGCGTTCGTCTCGCTCCTCCAGCAGCCGGGGCGCACGACGTACGACACCCGCGCCGAGCTGAGCGAGCGCCCGGGCAGCTTCCTCGCCGAGACCTTCACGCTGTGGCACCCCGACTCGAACTTCGGTGAGTTCCAGAACCAGGCCTACGGCTACCTGTTCCCCCAGGGGTCGTGGTTCCTCGTGACCGACTGGCTCGGGATGGAGGCCTGGGTCAGCCAGCGCTTGTGGTCCGCGCTCGTGCTCGTCGTCGCGTGCGAGGGCGCGCGCCGGGTCGCCAGGGCCCTGGAGCTTCCCGGCCCCGCCGCCCTGCTGGCCGGCCTGGCCTTCGCCTTCTCCCCGCGGCTGCTGGGCACGGCCGCGGTCATCACGGGGGAGTCACTGCCCGGGGCCATGCTGCCGTGGGTGCTGCTGCCGGTGCTGCTGGCCGTCCAGGGCCGGCTGGCCGCACGCCCGGCCCTGCTGCTCGGCGCGGCCGCCGTCGTGTGCATGGGCGGTGTCAACGCCGTCGAGAACGCCGGCGCGCTGCCGCTGGTGCTGATCGTCGTGGTGTGGGCCCTCCGGCGCGGTCTCGTCGACCGTCGCTTCGCCCTGTCCTGGGCCGCCCTGACGACGCTGGCCTCGGTGTGGTGGATCCTCCCGCTTCTCCTCCTGGCCGGCTACGCCCCACCGTTCTACGAGTACGTCGAGAGCGCCGCGAACACCACCGCGATCATCGGTCCGTCCGAGGCGATCCGGGGTGGCTCGCACTGGGTCGCCTACCTGGTCACCGGCGACCAGCACTGGTGGCCCGCCGCCCACGCCCTGGTGGCGACGCCGTGGCTCGTGCTGGTCGCGGCGGTCCTCTCCGCCGTCGGCCTGTTCGGCTTGGCGCGCTTCCCGCACCCGGTGCGCGGGCCGCTGCTCCTCTCTGCGGTCGTGGGTCTGGTCGCCCTCACCGTGGCGAACGGCAGCTGGGCGGGCAGCCCGCTCTCCGGCGTGGCCCGGCCCCTGCTCGACGGTGAGCTGCAGATCTTCCGCAACGTCCACAAGATCGACCCGTCCGTCCGGTTGCCGCTGGCCCTCGGGCTGGGCTACGCGGTGGCCAGCACCCTGGACCTCCTGGCCCGCCGATGGCCGCGGACCGTGTCGCTGCGCCCGTTGCTGGTGATGACGATGGCGCTGACGATCCTGTCGCTGGGCCACCCCTACCTGGTGAACCAGGCCCGGTCGCCGGGGTGGGACGAGATCTCCCGGCCCTGGCAGCAGGCCCAGGCCTACCTGGAGGAGCGCCAGGACGGTCGGTCCACCCTGGTCCTGCCGGGTTCCGGCTTCGCGCAGCAGGACTGGGGATGGACGCTCGACGAGCCCCTCCTCGTCCTCGGAGGCGTCAACCGCGTGACCCGCAGCCAGGTCCCGCTCGTCCCCGGCCAGACGATCCGCTTCCTCCACGAGCTCGACCAGCTGGCCAGCAGCGGGCACGCCACCCCCTGGCTCGGCAGGCAGCTGGCCAGGGCCGGGATCGGCCACGTCATCATCCGTCGCGACCTGGTGCGTCGGCTGACCGGCTCCCCGCACCCGGGAGGCTCCGGGGTCTCCGCTGCTCGGGGCGGTCTCGAGAGCGTCGCCCAGTTCGGCAGCGACGGCGAGGGTGGTCCCGAGGTCGAGGTCCTCGCGGTGGACGAGGAGCTGCCCGTGCTCCGCACGACCGCCACCCGGGACGTGCTCACGGTCCGCGGTGCTCCCGAGAGCATCTTGTCGTTGCAGGAAGCGGAGGCCGTCGCGCCGGGACAGGCCACCGTGCTCGAGGGCGAGCAGGGGTGGGACCGGGAGGCGGACGTCGTCACGGACGGCGACCAGCGCCGGGAGCGCGCCTTCGGCGTCAACGACGAGTCGGTCTCCGCCGTCCTCGGGCCCGACGAGGACTGGCGCACCGAACGCGCCGCGCACGACTTCCCCACGGTGCCGGGCGCGGAGAAGGTGGTCGCGTCCTACGACGGACTGAGCCGGGTCCTCGCGTCCTCCGCCCAGGGCTACGCCGACAACTTCGGAGCCGTGGTCCCGCAGGCGGCCCCGTACTCGGCGGTCGACGGCGATCCCCAGACCCGGTGGGTCACCTCGTACGCCACGAACCCGCGGGACCAGTGGCTGCGCCTGGAGTTCGACGAGCCCACACCGGTCCGTGAGGTCTCGGTGCTGCCGGTCGTCGACGACGAGGCGGTGGCCCCGGTCCGGGAGTTCGAGGTGCGGGCGGACGGGCAGCGCCGGACGGTCCGCGGCCACGCGTCCGGTGCCCCCTCGGTGGTCGAGTTCGACGGCTCGCCCGTGGAGTCGCTCGAGGTACGGGTGACCAAGGCGGCGACGCGGGAGAGGTGGGCCCGGGTCGGGATCCGCGAGCTGTCCGTCGACGGCCTCCGGCCCACCCGGAGCCTGGTGGTGCCGGGCGAGGTCGAGCACGGTGCGGCCTGGGTGTTCCACACCGGCGCCGAGCGCCGGGCGTGCACGATCACGGTCGGCGTGCCGAGCTGCGACGTCGCCCGGATCCGCGCGCCCGAGGAGCGCGCCGGGATGGACCGGACCTTCACCACCGCCGCCCCGTCCGTGCACCGGGTCCGCGGCTGGGTCTCACCGCGGGCGACCCTCGAGGCGGGCCGCCTGCTGGAGCCCCTCGACGCCGGGCAGCAGGTGACGAGCAGCTCCACCTTCGGGCAGGACCCCAAGGTGTCGAGCCGGTTCGCCTACGACGGCGAGCTCACGACGGCGTGGGTGTCCGCCGGCGAGGACCGCAACCCCACCCTGGTCTTCGAGTGGGCGCGGCCGCAGCTGGTCTCCGGTGTCTCGGTGCTCCCCGGCAGCGATGCCGAGGGGGTGCCGACCCGTGGTCTGCTGCGGGACGGCCGGCGCTCCGTCGAGGTCTCGCTCATCGGGACCGAGATCCCGGCCTGGCGCCCGTTCCGGACCCGCCGCCTCGAGCTGGAGCTGCTCCCGCCCTCCGGCACCGAGCGCGTGGTGGTCCCGGAGGTACGGCTGACCGGGGTCGAGGTGACCCGGCCGCTGCGGGGCGACGAGCCGACCGGTCGCCCCTGCGGGTTCGGGCCCAACATCGTCATCGACGGGGTGGCCGTGAAGACGCGGGTGTGGGGGACCATGAGCGACGTCGCCAACGGGAGCCCCCTGCGCTTCGCGAGCTGCGCCGCCCCGGGCAGCGGCGCCGGGAACGCCCTGGTCCGCCTCAGCCCCGGTCGCCACCGGCTGTTCACGCCGCCGAGCGCCGAGTTCACGGTCACGCAGGTCGCCGGGGTCGTCCCCGGGAAGGCGGTCACGACGTACGCCGAGCGCGAGGTCGACGTCACGGGGTGGGGGGCGACCAGCCGCTCGGCCGAGGTGTCGGCCGGGGACGAGTCCCTGCTCTTCCTCCCCGAGAACTTCAACCCCGGCTGGGAGGCCACGGTCGACGGGGAGCCGCTGGACCCGGTCCGGGTGGACGGCTGGCAGCAGGGCTGGGTCCTTCCGGAGAGCGGCGACGTCACCGTGCAGCTCCAGTACCAGCCCCAGCGGTGGTACGCCTGGATGATGCCGTTCGGGCTTGCCGTCAGCGGTCTGGTGGCACTGGCCGGCCTGGCCGCCGGGGTCGGCGTGTGGCGTCGTCAGCGCGGCCGGGACTGGCCGCGGCCCGGCGACGCCTGGCGGATGCTGCGACCGTCGCGGCTGCGGGTCCGGGGCGCCTACGTGGCCGCGGCCCTCGTCCTGCTCTTCCTGGGCCCAGCGGCGACGGTGGGGCTGCTGCTCGGGGCCGCGTCCCACGCCCGGTCCTGGCCGGGTCGCCGCCTGGACCGGTGGCGCGCGGCGTGGCAGGGCCACGTGCCGGCCACCACGGCGGCGGTGCTCGTGGTCCTCGCCGCCGTCCTCGACGTGACCCCCGGCCCCCGGTGGCTCGCGCCGCCGGCGGACGCCCTGACGCTCCTGGCCATCGGGATCGTCATCGGCATCGTCCTGGGGCTGCCCTCGGCCGCCCGCTCCCGAGTCCGGGTCGCGGCATGA
- a CDS encoding glycosyltransferase, producing MIPAFNEEARLPRTLRALARHVASCQDVTGRVEVIVVDNASTDATREVALAADSPAMPVRVVTCVVPGKGAAVRAGIAATTADVIGFMDADGATQMEAIDEAWRRLALGADVAIGSRAVAGSDTASRHSWVRDRGARAYRACTARLVPGVADTQCGFKLVRGDLGRAVFAELRSHGFSFDVELLARLQRRGARIDEFPVVWVDVPGSTFDPVRHGAQSFAGLAVIGWRLRSRSATVVTPAFTPLPTIPSAAAAVAADG from the coding sequence GTGATTCCGGCCTTCAACGAGGAGGCCCGACTGCCGCGCACCCTGCGTGCGCTGGCCAGGCACGTCGCGTCCTGCCAGGACGTGACCGGTCGCGTCGAGGTCATCGTCGTCGACAACGCGAGCACGGACGCGACCCGTGAGGTCGCGCTCGCCGCGGACTCGCCCGCCATGCCGGTGCGCGTCGTCACCTGCGTGGTGCCGGGCAAGGGCGCCGCAGTGCGGGCCGGGATCGCCGCGACGACCGCGGACGTCATCGGCTTCATGGACGCTGACGGTGCCACCCAGATGGAGGCCATCGACGAGGCGTGGCGCCGGCTGGCGCTCGGTGCCGACGTCGCCATCGGGTCCCGGGCGGTCGCGGGCAGCGACACCGCGTCCCGGCACAGCTGGGTCCGGGACCGTGGTGCCCGTGCCTACCGCGCGTGCACGGCCCGGCTCGTGCCCGGTGTCGCCGACACGCAGTGCGGGTTCAAGCTGGTCCGCGGCGACCTGGGTCGCGCGGTCTTCGCCGAGCTGCGCTCGCACGGCTTCTCCTTCGACGTGGAGCTGCTGGCCCGGCTCCAGCGGCGCGGCGCCCGCATCGACGAGTTCCCCGTCGTCTGGGTCGACGTGCCGGGGTCGACCTTCGACCCGGTCCGGCACGGCGCCCAGTCGTTCGCCGGCCTGGCCGTCATCGGGTGGCGGCTGCGTTCGCGCAGCGCGACAGTCGTGACCCCCGCGTTCACGCCTCTGCCGACGATCCCGTCGGCTGCCGCGGCCGTCGCGGCCGACGGCTAG
- a CDS encoding glycosyltransferase family 4 protein: MAGPSGTLRGTTAVVVNWRDLEHSSAGGSEHYAWEFAKALRDGGADVEFLTARDHGQTRSDVRDGIRIRRGGGVLTFYVRAGLRLLRRRRRLDVVIDPACGIPTFSPLFVRRRTVVVMPVHHVHQDQFATYFPAPVAKVGQLLERVAMPRVYRRRRTVAVSESTRAEMVRRLRWAGAVDILPNGSAVPDAASFAPGDKDPDRLVALGRLVPHKRVELVLHAVRALLPARPGLHLDVCGKGPDEGRLRQLAVELGIADRVTFHGFVDEDRKWDLLRRASLHVCASDSEGWGQVVIEAAGAGVPTVARAVPGLRDSVRDGRTGWLVPDDDDLEVVGSRLTEQVRAALQELDAPAARARTFEECQRWAAGFTWARMRERARAVVEEELARSR; encoded by the coding sequence GTGGCGGGACCCTCCGGGACCCTGCGCGGCACCACGGCCGTCGTGGTCAACTGGCGCGACCTCGAGCACTCCTCGGCAGGTGGGTCGGAGCACTACGCGTGGGAGTTCGCGAAGGCCCTCCGGGACGGGGGTGCCGACGTCGAGTTCCTCACCGCGCGTGACCACGGCCAGACCCGGTCCGACGTCCGCGACGGCATCCGGATCCGGCGGGGTGGCGGGGTCCTGACGTTCTACGTCCGGGCGGGGCTGCGCCTGCTGCGACGCCGTCGCCGGCTCGACGTGGTGATCGACCCGGCGTGCGGGATCCCGACGTTCTCGCCGCTGTTCGTCCGGCGCCGGACGGTCGTGGTGATGCCCGTGCACCACGTGCACCAGGACCAGTTCGCGACCTACTTCCCGGCCCCTGTGGCGAAGGTCGGCCAGCTCCTCGAGCGGGTGGCCATGCCCCGGGTCTACCGGCGGCGGCGCACGGTCGCGGTGTCGGAGTCGACCCGCGCCGAGATGGTGCGCCGGCTGCGGTGGGCGGGCGCGGTCGACATCCTCCCCAACGGCTCGGCGGTGCCGGACGCCGCCAGCTTCGCGCCCGGGGACAAGGACCCGGACCGGCTGGTGGCGCTGGGGCGGCTGGTCCCGCACAAGCGGGTCGAGCTGGTGCTGCACGCCGTCCGGGCGCTGCTCCCGGCCCGCCCGGGACTGCACCTGGACGTCTGTGGCAAGGGGCCCGACGAGGGGCGGCTGCGGCAGCTGGCCGTCGAGCTGGGCATCGCCGACCGCGTCACCTTCCACGGGTTCGTCGACGAGGACCGGAAGTGGGACCTGCTCCGGCGCGCGTCGCTGCACGTGTGCGCCTCGGACAGCGAGGGCTGGGGCCAGGTGGTGATCGAGGCCGCCGGGGCCGGCGTCCCCACGGTCGCCCGCGCCGTGCCCGGCCTGCGGGACTCGGTCCGCGACGGGCGCACCGGGTGGCTCGTTCCCGACGACGACGACCTGGAGGTGGTGGGAAGTCGCCTGACCGAGCAGGTGCGCGCGGCCCTCCAGGAGCTGGACGCTCCGGCGGCCCGGGCCCGGACGTTCGAGGAGTGCCAGCGCTGGGCGGCCGGGTTCACCTGGGCGCGCATGCGCGAGCGGGCCCGCGCCGTGGTCGAGGAGGAGCTCGCCCGCTCGCGCTAG
- a CDS encoding class I SAM-dependent methyltransferase, whose protein sequence is MDEQEIRKSASLEQRHWWYAERRALVRRLVRPLVPGRALDVGCGGGGNTRVLQDLGWDVTGLEHSPAAAGIAAGRGLQVVRGDARLLPFADESMDLVMSTDMWEHIEDDGAVARETARVLRRGGRALVAVPSGMDLWSGHDVALGHVRRYERPELVALVESVGLEVVDVASWNILLRPVARARRRHNTSESEMEHVHPVVNAGLRVAVAAERVLPIQRLPGISLVLRAVKP, encoded by the coding sequence GTGGACGAGCAGGAGATCAGGAAGTCGGCGTCGCTGGAGCAACGGCACTGGTGGTACGCCGAGCGGCGGGCCCTCGTACGGCGCCTGGTGCGGCCCCTCGTCCCCGGCCGGGCGCTCGACGTGGGCTGCGGCGGCGGCGGGAACACCCGGGTCCTGCAGGACCTCGGGTGGGACGTCACCGGGCTCGAGCACTCCCCCGCCGCCGCCGGCATCGCGGCGGGGCGCGGCCTCCAGGTCGTGCGCGGCGACGCCCGCCTGCTGCCGTTCGCCGACGAGTCGATGGACCTGGTCATGTCCACCGACATGTGGGAGCACATCGAGGACGACGGTGCCGTGGCGCGGGAGACCGCCCGCGTGCTCCGGCGCGGTGGCCGAGCCCTGGTGGCGGTCCCCAGCGGGATGGACCTGTGGAGCGGGCACGACGTCGCCCTCGGCCACGTGCGCCGCTACGAGCGGCCCGAGCTGGTGGCCCTCGTCGAGAGCGTGGGGCTCGAGGTCGTCGACGTGGCGTCGTGGAACATCCTGCTGCGACCCGTCGCCCGCGCCCGCCGACGCCACAACACCTCCGAGAGCGAGATGGAGCACGTCCACCCGGTGGTCAACGCGGGACTGCGCGTCGCCGTGGCCGCCGAGCGCGTGCTGCCGATCCAGCGGCTGCCCGGGATCAGCCTGGTGCTCCGGGCCGTGAAGCCCTGA
- a CDS encoding DUF3068 domain-containing protein has translation MRRVVPAVLVGVGVFLLVAAALLKFYAYPALAVAPIDQDSVTNLSAEDAIIFETDPNFLREVVTDLSVVNTTRGDVEASQEASDEEGEEVRVWAGTQTITSDDGAIRSQSRDRAAFDAHTGEAVDCCGGFSESEEDVRVEVQREGLIYKFPFGTEKETYDWWDNTAATTVPAEFVEETDIDGLTVYKFESVVPAGVVGTREVPGVIVDEPDEENVEADVSYANKRTFWVEPVTGAIIDRTEEQRSILEIDGEERAITTEANLSYTDEQVLENVEEYESKASLLGMVNGLFPLVALILGLVLIGLGLFLGRRDTGGSAHAGGRSVTPRKDVSKV, from the coding sequence ATGCGTCGCGTGGTTCCAGCAGTACTGGTGGGTGTGGGGGTCTTCCTCCTCGTGGCTGCAGCCCTCTTGAAGTTCTATGCCTACCCGGCACTCGCAGTCGCGCCGATCGACCAGGACAGCGTCACGAACCTGTCGGCCGAGGACGCCATCATCTTCGAGACCGACCCGAACTTCCTGCGCGAGGTCGTGACCGACCTGTCGGTCGTGAACACCACGCGCGGTGACGTCGAGGCGAGCCAGGAGGCCAGCGACGAGGAGGGCGAGGAGGTCCGAGTCTGGGCCGGCACGCAGACCATCACCTCCGACGACGGCGCCATCCGCTCGCAGAGCCGCGACCGGGCCGCGTTCGACGCCCACACCGGCGAGGCGGTGGACTGCTGCGGCGGCTTCTCCGAGAGCGAGGAGGACGTCCGTGTCGAGGTCCAGCGCGAGGGACTGATCTACAAGTTCCCCTTCGGCACCGAGAAGGAGACCTACGACTGGTGGGACAACACCGCGGCGACCACGGTGCCCGCCGAGTTCGTCGAGGAGACCGACATCGACGGCCTCACGGTCTACAAGTTCGAGTCCGTGGTCCCGGCCGGCGTCGTGGGCACCCGTGAGGTCCCCGGCGTGATCGTGGACGAGCCGGACGAGGAGAACGTCGAGGCCGACGTGTCCTACGCCAACAAGCGCACGTTCTGGGTCGAGCCCGTCACCGGCGCGATCATCGACCGCACCGAGGAGCAGCGCAGCATCCTCGAGATCGACGGCGAGGAGCGCGCCATCACCACCGAGGCCAACCTCAGCTACACCGACGAGCAGGTCCTCGAGAACGTCGAGGAGTACGAGTCGAAGGCCTCGCTCCTCGGGATGGTCAACGGGCTGTTCCCGCTGGTCGCGCTGATCCTCGGGCTGGTGCTCATCGGTCTCGGCCTGTTCCTGGGTCGGCGGGACACCGGCGGCTCCGCACACGCAGGCGGCAGGTCCGTCACGCCGCGCAAGGACGTCTCCAAGGTCTGA
- a CDS encoding class I SAM-dependent methyltransferase, with protein MSGNPSAPDSRHHPDLPPFRAERRAVSEAESRRANGPDWDRYADEYQATHGEFLGDAGFVWGPEGLTEAEAGVLGVLTDRDVLEVGSGAGQCSRWVRTRGGRAIGLDLSYRQLQHSRRLDADTGVAVPSVLGTATALPFADATFDVVFSSFGALQFVRDVDVAVAETARVLRPGGRFAFSITHPTRWMFADDPTDAGLVATQSYWDRTPYVEVDDATGEVSYVEHHRTLGDWVSLLAAAGFALTTLVEPEWPEGHERVWGGWSAVRGRLTPGTAILGADLR; from the coding sequence GTGAGCGGCAACCCCTCCGCCCCCGACTCCCGGCACCACCCCGACCTCCCGCCGTTCCGCGCGGAGCGGCGCGCGGTGAGCGAGGCGGAGTCGCGGCGGGCCAACGGCCCCGACTGGGACCGGTACGCCGACGAGTACCAGGCCACCCACGGCGAGTTCCTCGGCGACGCGGGCTTCGTGTGGGGGCCCGAGGGCCTGACCGAGGCCGAGGCCGGCGTGCTCGGCGTGCTGACCGACCGCGACGTCCTCGAGGTCGGCTCCGGGGCCGGCCAGTGCTCGCGCTGGGTGCGCACCCGGGGCGGACGCGCCATCGGGCTCGACCTCTCCTACCGGCAGCTCCAGCACTCCCGGCGCCTGGACGCCGACACCGGCGTCGCGGTCCCCTCCGTGCTCGGCACCGCCACCGCGCTGCCGTTCGCCGACGCCACCTTCGACGTCGTCTTCTCCTCCTTCGGCGCCCTGCAGTTCGTGCGGGACGTCGACGTCGCGGTCGCCGAGACCGCGCGGGTGCTGCGCCCCGGCGGCCGGTTCGCGTTCTCGATCACGCACCCGACGCGGTGGATGTTCGCCGACGACCCCACCGACGCGGGTCTGGTCGCGACGCAGTCCTACTGGGACCGCACGCCGTACGTCGAGGTCGACGACGCCACCGGGGAGGTCTCCTACGTCGAGCACCACCGCACCCTCGGCGACTGGGTGTCGCTGCTCGCGGCGGCCGGCTTCGCGCTCACCACGCTGGTCGAGCCGGAGTGGCCCGAGGGCCACGAGCGGGTGTGGGGCGGCTGGTCAGCCGTCCGCGGACGGCTGACTCCCGGCACCGCGATCCTCGGCGCCGACCTGCGCTGA
- a CDS encoding phosphotransferase family protein, with the protein MDLAAASLSPLPGGWSGQMFLAEVAGERSVVRVYGGPGGGPGGGQRRGADAEVDASLLRLVRGLVPVPDVLELKRADAATGMPALLVTSYLPGVRGDLLLPDLDEAGRRTLGRHLGVLVADLGGMPQLEAGPFVDATLRVGRWEGYADGLAELVGAAPLDHLSPVEREGLAAVAEEVQALLDTVTRRVLVHGDLSPGNLLVDPATLAVTGLVDWELAHAGHPFADLGSLLRFERDPAFTAAVLEAYAERRGTPPDRALALARAADLWALVDLAGRRDRDPVAARADRLLRVVARSRDAAAWDPDV; encoded by the coding sequence GTGGACCTTGCCGCCGCCTCCCTCTCGCCGCTCCCCGGGGGCTGGTCCGGCCAGATGTTCCTGGCCGAGGTCGCGGGGGAGCGCTCCGTCGTCCGGGTGTACGGTGGTCCGGGTGGTGGGCCGGGCGGTGGACAGCGCCGCGGGGCCGATGCCGAGGTCGACGCGTCCCTGCTGCGGCTGGTGCGCGGGCTGGTGCCGGTGCCGGACGTGCTGGAGCTCAAGCGCGCCGACGCCGCGACCGGGATGCCCGCGCTGCTGGTCACCTCCTACCTGCCCGGGGTCCGCGGCGACCTGCTGCTGCCCGACCTCGACGAGGCGGGCCGGCGCACCCTCGGACGGCACCTCGGCGTCCTGGTCGCCGACCTCGGCGGCATGCCGCAGCTCGAGGCGGGCCCGTTCGTGGACGCGACGCTGCGCGTCGGCCGCTGGGAGGGGTACGCCGACGGCCTGGCCGAGCTGGTGGGCGCCGCACCGCTCGACCACCTGAGCCCGGTGGAGAGGGAGGGCCTGGCCGCCGTGGCCGAGGAAGTGCAGGCCCTGCTCGACACGGTGACCCGCCGGGTGCTGGTGCACGGCGACCTGAGCCCGGGGAACCTGCTCGTCGACCCCGCGACCCTGGCCGTCACCGGGCTCGTCGACTGGGAGCTCGCCCACGCCGGCCACCCCTTCGCCGACCTGGGCAGCCTGCTCCGGTTCGAGCGCGACCCGGCGTTCACTGCCGCCGTCCTGGAGGCGTACGCCGAGCGCCGCGGCACCCCGCCGGACCGGGCCCTGGCGCTGGCGCGCGCCGCCGACCTGTGGGCGCTGGTGGACCTCGCGGGCCGGCGGGATCGCGACCCGGTGGCGGCCCGCGCGGACCGGCTGCTGCGCGTCGTCGCGCGCTCCCGCGACGCGGCCGCGTGGGACCCTGACGTCTGA